Proteins encoded within one genomic window of Oncorhynchus masou masou isolate Uvic2021 chromosome 1, UVic_Omas_1.1, whole genome shotgun sequence:
- the LOC135524064 gene encoding serine/threonine-protein kinase Chk2-like encodes MSQEKPDACSQTQSQPDACSQTQSQPPTQSQSGSSSSSAPGSASQSSSGSGTVSSVDTIPVRDLGSIPEEHEPQPWGLLLPMQRGFRAHNCVEDDTWFGRHTKCNYSFDVPILRKSSRFAAYSNKHFRIFREKNIVYVFDNSNNGTFVDGKMIGKGKMLPLANNAVLSLAEERHKVFVFIDLMVDEQSNLPKELNEKYMITKKIGVGVCGEVKLAFERATCKKVALKTINKKDFPASVGTATRSAEREIQILQKIDHPCLIKTKDFFQTDDSYYIVLELMEGGELYDRVKSKQQIKEPIAKLYFYQMLKAVEYLHNNGIIHRDLKPENVLLSSHDDVCIIKITDFNQSKILEESALMRTLCGTPTYLAPEVFTDAVTVGYSRAVDAWSLGVVLFVCLAGYPPFYPNAQIGLSVSDQITQGIYTFIPSKWDGISDDAKDVVKKLLRVDPNARLTIEEALQHPWLMDEAMKETAEGIMYPKDPGDADATADPGGADATADPGGADATADPGGADATADSGDAAVASTGKRSRDDKEEQQPTKRGEPPATGHFIRCTFLLYQEQRKYHQEQVS; translated from the exons ATGTCCCAAGAGAAGCCAGACGCTTGCAGCCAGACCCAGTCACAGCCAGACGCTTGCAGCCAGACCCAGTCACAGCCTCCGACCCAGTCCCAGAGTGGTTCCAGCTCCTCCTCTGCTCCAGGCTCTGCCAGCCAGTCATCCTCTGGGTCTGGCACAGTCAGTTCAGTGGACACCATCCCCGTTAGGGACCTGGGCTCCATACCAGAGGAGCATGAGCCACAGCCCTGGGGCCTCCTGCTGCCTATGCAGAGAGGCTTCAGAGCCCACA acTGTGTTGAGGACGACACTTGGTTTGGCCGGCACACTAAATGCAACTATTCCTTTGATGTCCCCATACTGAGGAAATCGTCCAGATTTGCTGCATACAGCAATAAACATTTTAGGATATTCAGA GAGAAGAACATTGTCTATGTCTTTGACAACAGTAACAATGGCACGTTTGTTGACGGTAAAATGATTGGAAAAGGAAAAATGTTGCCACTAGCGAACAATGCAGTGTTGTCCCTTGCTGAAGAACGCCACAAAG TGTTTGTGTTCATTGATCTCATGGTGGATGAGCAGTCCAACCTACCCAAAGAGTTAAACGAGAAATACATGATCACCAAAAAGATTGGAGT TGGTGTGTGTGGGGAAGTGAAGCTGGCTTTTGAGAGGGCCACTTGCAAAAAGGTGGCCTTGAAGACTATCAACAAGAAAGATTTCCCGGCATCTGTTGGC ACTGCCACGCGAAGTGCAGAACGAGAGATCCAGATTCTTCAAAAGATTGACCAT CCTTGTCTGATCAAAACAAAAGACTTCTTCCAAACAGATGACTCATACTACATTGTTTTAGAGCT caTGGAGGGTGGAGAACTCTACGACCGGGTCAAAAGCAAGCAACAGATCAAGGAGCCGATTGCCAAGCTATATTTTTACCAGATGTTGAAAGCAGTAGAG TACCTTCACAACAATGGCATCATCCACAGAGACCTCAAACCTGAAAATGTGCTGCTTTCGTCTCACGACGATGTTTGCATCATCAAG atCACAGACTTTAATCAGTCCAAGATACTGGAGGAGTCTGCCCTGATGAGGACCCTTTGTGGAACACCCACATACCTGGCACCAGAGGTGTTTACAGACGCAGTCACTGTGGGCTACAGCAGGGCTGTAGACGCCTGGAGTTTAGGGGTCGTCCTGTTTGTGTG TTTGGCAGGCTATCCCCCATTCTACCCAAATGCACAAATTGGTTTGTCAGTCAGTGATCAGATCACCCAGGGAATATATACATTTATTCCATCAAAATGGGATGGCATCTCCGATGATG CCAAAGATGTTGTGAAGAAACTGCTTCGAGTGGACCCCAATGCCCGCCTCACCATTGAGGAGGCATTACAGCATCCCTGGCTGATG GATGAGGCAATGAAGGAGACCGCTGAAGGCATCATGTACCCCAAGGACCCCGGTGATGCCGATGCCACAGCAGACCCCGGTGGTGCCGATGCCACAGCAGACCCCGGTGGTGCCGATGCCACAGCAGACCCCGGTGGTGCCGATGCCACAGCAGACTCCGGTGATGCCGCAGTA GCCTCAACCGGAAAGAGGTCAAGAGATGATAAGGAAGAGCAGCAGCCAACAAAGAG ggGAGAACCACCTGCAACTGGACATTTTATAAGATGTACTTTTCTCCTATATCAAGAACAAAGAAAGTATCACCAAGAACAGGTTAGTTGA
- the LOC135524422 gene encoding solute carrier family 2, facilitated glucose transporter member 11-like isoform X1, which yields MTKRDTEYQPLLEGITETKQKIKCPNTSLLLAICAACIGGTFQYGYNISIINSPTKSVQNFINQTWLERYEENISEQYLTLLWSSIVSIFTIGGFIGATIGGTLAIKFGRKGTLLMNNAFALLAALLMGLSYPTGLFELLIIGRFFTGVNAGIGICVQPLYLGEIAPRALRGAMAMGTSIFITGGILTGQVIALNELLGKEEYWPILLSTTCIPAFLQLLILPWFPESPRYLLIDRGDDVGCGTAMKQLHGTDNFDREREDMERERISAMGIKPKKPWELFMDRSLRWQVLTIILINAAQQLNGINAIYFYTDYVFEEAGIPEVNIPYVTVGTGACECLTALTCGMLIESLGRKVLIIGGYTLMAFWCICFTLTLTFQGAGPWIPYLSMGCVFAFILSFGMGPGGVTNILITELFTQTTRPAAYMIGGSVNWLSFFFIGMAFPFIVTKLQQYCFLVFLVVCVLVAVYIFLVVPETKNKTFLEIQTEFQSGEKRKASKADHNPSTTLLSTPL from the exons ATGACTAAAAGAGATACGGAATACCAACCTCTGCTTGAAGGTATCACGGAAACAAAACAGAAAATTAAG TGTCCTAACACATCCCTTCTACTGGCAATTTGTGCAGCTTGCATTGGAGGAACCTTTCAATATGGTTATAATATTTCGATCATCAATTCCCCCACCAAG TCTGTGCAGAATTTCATCAACCAAACCTGGCTGGAGCGCTATGAAGAGAACATCTCAGAGCAATACCTCACTCTACTGTGGTCCAGCATCGTGTCCATTTTCACAATAGGTGGATTTATTGGCGCGACTATTGGTGGAACACTGGCTATTAAATTTGGGAG AAAAGGGACACTGCTGATGAACAATGCATTTGCCTTACTGGCTGCTCTGTTGATGGGCCTGAGCTACCCCACTGGATTATTTGAACTGCTCATAATTGGACGATTTTTCACAGGAGTAAATGCGG GCATTGGTATTTGCGTTCAGCCACTGTATCTGGGAGAAATCGCTCCAAGGGCACTTCGTGGCGCCATGGCGATGGGGACCTCTATTTTCATCACTGGGGGCATCCTTACTGGACAGGTGATTGCGCTTAA TGAGCTCCTGGGTAAAGAAGAGTACTGGCCCATCCTACTCTCCACCACCTGTATCCCAGCGTTCCTGCAGCTCCTCATACTACCCTGGTTCCCAGAGAGCCCTCGCTACCTGCTAATCGACAGAGGGGATGACGTTGGATGTGGAACCG CGATGAAGCAACTCCACGGCACAGATAACTTTGATCGCGAGCGggaggacatggagagggagaggatcaGTGCTATGGGGATCAAACCCAAAAAGCCCTGGGAGCTGTTCATGGACCGCAGCCTCCGCTGGCAAGTTCTCACCATCATCCTGATCAATGCCGCCCAGCAGCTCAACGGCATCAACGCT ATTTATTTCTATACAGATTATGTGTTTGAGGAGGCTGGAATTCCAGAGGTTAACATACCCTACGTAACTGTGGGCACAGGAGCCTGTGAATGCCTCACTGCCCTTACCTGT GGCATGCTGATCGAATCTCTGGGACGAAAAGTGCTTATCATTGGAGGGTACACCCTTATGGCTTTCTGGTGTATTTGCTTCACTCTGACCCTCACCTTCCAA GGAGCAGGCCCATGGATACCTTATCTTAGTATGGGATGTGTCTTTGCTTTCATACTGAGCTTTGGCATGGGACCAG GTGGTGTGACAAACATCTTGATCACAGAGTTATTCACACAAACCACACGGCCTGCTGCGTACATGATCGGAGGGTCCGTGAACTGGCTCAGCTTCTTCTTCATTGGCATGGCGTTTCCATTTATTGTG ACTAAGTTGCAGCAGTATTGTTTCCTGGTGTTCTTGGTTGTTTGTGTCTTGGTGGCGGTATACATATTCCTGGTAGTCCCCGAGACGAAGAACAAAACCTTCCTGGAGATCCAAACAGAGTTCCAGTCTGGAGAAAAGAGAAAGGCTTCCAAAGCTGACCACAACCCAAGTACAACGTTGTTGTCAACCCCCCTGTGA
- the LOC135524422 gene encoding solute carrier family 2, facilitated glucose transporter member 11-like isoform X2 encodes MDCNEESAELKKRCPNTSLLLAICAACIGGTFQYGYNISIINSPTKSVQNFINQTWLERYEENISEQYLTLLWSSIVSIFTIGGFIGATIGGTLAIKFGRKGTLLMNNAFALLAALLMGLSYPTGLFELLIIGRFFTGVNAGIGICVQPLYLGEIAPRALRGAMAMGTSIFITGGILTGQVIALNELLGKEEYWPILLSTTCIPAFLQLLILPWFPESPRYLLIDRGDDVGCGTAMKQLHGTDNFDREREDMERERISAMGIKPKKPWELFMDRSLRWQVLTIILINAAQQLNGINAIYFYTDYVFEEAGIPEVNIPYVTVGTGACECLTALTCGMLIESLGRKVLIIGGYTLMAFWCICFTLTLTFQGAGPWIPYLSMGCVFAFILSFGMGPGGVTNILITELFTQTTRPAAYMIGGSVNWLSFFFIGMAFPFIVTKLQQYCFLVFLVVCVLVAVYIFLVVPETKNKTFLEIQTEFQSGEKRKASKADHNPSTTLLSTPL; translated from the exons ATGGATTGTAATGAAGAGTCTGCAGAATTAAAGAAAAGG TGTCCTAACACATCCCTTCTACTGGCAATTTGTGCAGCTTGCATTGGAGGAACCTTTCAATATGGTTATAATATTTCGATCATCAATTCCCCCACCAAG TCTGTGCAGAATTTCATCAACCAAACCTGGCTGGAGCGCTATGAAGAGAACATCTCAGAGCAATACCTCACTCTACTGTGGTCCAGCATCGTGTCCATTTTCACAATAGGTGGATTTATTGGCGCGACTATTGGTGGAACACTGGCTATTAAATTTGGGAG AAAAGGGACACTGCTGATGAACAATGCATTTGCCTTACTGGCTGCTCTGTTGATGGGCCTGAGCTACCCCACTGGATTATTTGAACTGCTCATAATTGGACGATTTTTCACAGGAGTAAATGCGG GCATTGGTATTTGCGTTCAGCCACTGTATCTGGGAGAAATCGCTCCAAGGGCACTTCGTGGCGCCATGGCGATGGGGACCTCTATTTTCATCACTGGGGGCATCCTTACTGGACAGGTGATTGCGCTTAA TGAGCTCCTGGGTAAAGAAGAGTACTGGCCCATCCTACTCTCCACCACCTGTATCCCAGCGTTCCTGCAGCTCCTCATACTACCCTGGTTCCCAGAGAGCCCTCGCTACCTGCTAATCGACAGAGGGGATGACGTTGGATGTGGAACCG CGATGAAGCAACTCCACGGCACAGATAACTTTGATCGCGAGCGggaggacatggagagggagaggatcaGTGCTATGGGGATCAAACCCAAAAAGCCCTGGGAGCTGTTCATGGACCGCAGCCTCCGCTGGCAAGTTCTCACCATCATCCTGATCAATGCCGCCCAGCAGCTCAACGGCATCAACGCT ATTTATTTCTATACAGATTATGTGTTTGAGGAGGCTGGAATTCCAGAGGTTAACATACCCTACGTAACTGTGGGCACAGGAGCCTGTGAATGCCTCACTGCCCTTACCTGT GGCATGCTGATCGAATCTCTGGGACGAAAAGTGCTTATCATTGGAGGGTACACCCTTATGGCTTTCTGGTGTATTTGCTTCACTCTGACCCTCACCTTCCAA GGAGCAGGCCCATGGATACCTTATCTTAGTATGGGATGTGTCTTTGCTTTCATACTGAGCTTTGGCATGGGACCAG GTGGTGTGACAAACATCTTGATCACAGAGTTATTCACACAAACCACACGGCCTGCTGCGTACATGATCGGAGGGTCCGTGAACTGGCTCAGCTTCTTCTTCATTGGCATGGCGTTTCCATTTATTGTG ACTAAGTTGCAGCAGTATTGTTTCCTGGTGTTCTTGGTTGTTTGTGTCTTGGTGGCGGTATACATATTCCTGGTAGTCCCCGAGACGAAGAACAAAACCTTCCTGGAGATCCAAACAGAGTTCCAGTCTGGAGAAAAGAGAAAGGCTTCCAAAGCTGACCACAACCCAAGTACAACGTTGTTGTCAACCCCCCTGTGA